A single genomic interval of Aedes aegypti strain LVP_AGWG chromosome 1, AaegL5.0 Primary Assembly, whole genome shotgun sequence harbors:
- the LOC5578689 gene encoding serine protease easter: MSQIWLSVTLVLIVGNFVHQVTEAVDQSCIIPHESERGTCVRPQDCPAYQNITIGDALGSVSRLSFAKALQCPTDGESRICCPNRGSYDTPELTVTFPRKRVRRGNSLLRIGGYDSCGGPVFPGKVFGGPIAEIDEFPWAALLFYHDVHHRCGGSVISRTFVITAAHCLAGPSYTRNGPLEMVRLREYNTLSDPDCIVIPTDSGNFEECNEKKLDVLPKSIIVHPDYDPSDVQQYHDIGLIEIENEVDFSDFLQPICLPGTSTSPGSNAGGKRTFEVCGWGRTDFFHDLHGIASPVKLKTKLPFLKPSICNNAYSSQNLQLGPGQICAGGNQGEDSCAGDSGSPLMHNDRKYDVWVLSGIVSRGAVFCGQEGKPGIYTNVEYYLDWISDVVIGGGNRNEE; this comes from the exons ATGTCGCAAATTTGGTTGTCAGTGACACTAGTGCTGATTGTGGGGAATTTTGTACATCAAG TGACCGAAGCAGTGGATCAAAGTTGCATTATTCCACACGAATCGGAAAGGGGTACTTGTGTTAGACCACAAGATTGCCCAGCGTATCAAAACATCACAATTGGAGACGCTCTTGGTTCGGTTAGTAGATTGAGTTTTGCAAAGGCATTACAGTGTCCAACAGACGGAGAATCAAGAATTTGTTGTCCGAACAGGGGCTCTTATGATACTCCCGAATTGACTGTGACCTTTCCCCGAAAACGAGTGCGTCGTGGAAATTCATTGCTTCGGATTGGAGGCTACGACTCTTGTGGTGGACCGGTTTTTCCGGGCAAAGTATTCGGTGGACCAATAGCTGAGATTGACGAATTTCCGTGGGCTGCGCTTCTGTTCTATCATGATGTTCATCACCGTTGCGGAGGGTCTGTGATCAGCAGAACGTTTGTAATAACAGCTGCGCATTGTTTAGCTGGCCCGAGCTACACGCGAAATGGACCACT CGAGATGGTTCGTCTTCGGGAGTACAACACTTTATCGGATCCAGATTGCATTGTAATACCAACGGATAGCGGAAACTTTGAGGAATGCAATGAGAAGAAACTCGATGTCCTTCCGAAATCTATCATAGTGCACCCGGACTACGACCCCTCTGACGTCCAACAATATCACGATATTGGGCTGATTGAAATCGAAAATGAAGTGGATTTTTCGGATTTTCTGCAACCAATTTGTCTACCGGGAACGTCTACATCTCCCGGTTCCAATGCTGGGGGAAAGCGAACTTTTGAGGTGTGTGGATGGGGTCGAACGGATTTCT tccACGATCTACATGGAATCGCTAGTCCAGTGAAACTGAAAACCAAACTACCTTTCCTCAAGCCTTCGATTTGCAACAATGCGTATAGCAGTCAGAATCTTCAGCTGGGACCCGGACAGATTTGCGCTGGTGGAAATCAAGGAGAAGATTCCTGCGCAGGGGACAGTGGTTCTCCACTCATGCACAATGATAGGAAGTACGACGTTTGGGTCCTCAGTGGCATCGTGAGCAGAGGAGCGGTATTCTGTGGACAGGAAGGCAAACCTGGCATCTACACTAACGTGGAGTACTATCTTGATTGGATTTCAGATGTTGTCATTGGTGGTGGGAATAGAAATGAagaatga